A single region of the Kocuria rosea genome encodes:
- a CDS encoding anti-sigma factor, which translates to MAHLSEESLTLLALGEALDPQSREHVASCPDCTAELASLQRVVHAGRAEAPAVTAPGPGVWAAIHAELGLSDEVAADPLAGTRDGARGDTAAEDSAGTVGAPTGSAAGPRGDDGAGRGGATVVDLDARRRRPRRGVPYPLAAAAAAAALLVGGVSVWGAQRLGLEPDPTVLATAELEPLAGYTARGSAEVDERSDGTRQLVVRTDPADVDGFKEVWLLAPDAQRMVSLGVMAGDEAVFVLPENLDVGEFPVVDVSNEPIDGDPTHSGDSIVRGVLEV; encoded by the coding sequence ATGGCACACCTGAGTGAGGAGTCGCTGACGCTCCTGGCTCTGGGTGAGGCCCTCGACCCCCAGAGCCGGGAGCACGTCGCCTCCTGCCCGGACTGCACGGCCGAGCTCGCGTCCCTGCAGCGCGTCGTGCACGCCGGCCGGGCCGAGGCGCCCGCCGTGACGGCGCCCGGCCCCGGTGTCTGGGCCGCGATCCACGCCGAGCTGGGCCTCTCCGACGAGGTCGCGGCGGATCCGCTCGCCGGCACCCGGGACGGCGCCCGCGGCGACACCGCCGCCGAGGACAGCGCCGGCACCGTCGGCGCCCCCACGGGCTCCGCGGCCGGCCCGCGGGGCGACGACGGCGCAGGGCGCGGCGGGGCGACCGTCGTCGACCTCGACGCCCGCCGGCGCAGGCCCCGGCGCGGGGTGCCGTACCCCCTGGCCGCCGCCGCGGCCGCCGCGGCGCTGCTCGTGGGCGGCGTCTCGGTCTGGGGCGCGCAGCGCCTGGGCCTTGAGCCGGACCCCACGGTGCTGGCCACGGCGGAGCTCGAGCCCCTCGCCGGCTACACCGCCCGCGGCTCGGCGGAGGTGGACGAGCGCTCGGACGGGACCCGTCAGCTGGTGGTGCGGACCGACCCCGCCGACGTGGACGGGTTCAAGGAGGTCTGGCTGCTCGCCCCCGACGCGCAGCGGATGGTCAGCCTCGGCGTGATGGCAGGGGACGAGGCCGTGTTCGTGCTGCCCGAGAACCTGGACGTCGGCGAGTTCCCGGTCGTGGACGTCTCGAACGAGCCGATCGACGGCGACCCGACGCACTCGGGGGACTCGATCGTGCGCGGCGTCCTGGAGGTCTGA
- the cls gene encoding cardiolipin synthase — MIPALFPFSGIPAHLLPETATIVVLVLGLLINLVALGWIPHNRRPSVALAWLLAIFLLPYVGILLFLAIGSAKLPKKRMAMQAKMNDVIRENTPDLHILGNTDEELPEWVASTAALNYKLGALPMVGGNSFEILTDNHEAMRIMADAVDRARDYVHFEFYIVAIDDASRPLLESLVRAHRRGVRVRVLIDHLGSVGYPGYRGMIKRFDEAGLPWQRMLPVRPWKGEWQRPDLRNHRKILVVDGSLAYTGSQNIIHRSYNKRRNRRKGLEWKDLMLECTGPVVAELNALFTSDWYSETGDLLLDEAARDLPDTQGPVFAQVVPSGPGFETENNLRMFNHLIYNANEQIVIASPYFVPDESLMHALTTEAQSGVDVRLFVGETSDHFLAYHAQNSYYQELVEAGVKIYRYRSPTVLHAKFVLVDDYVSVIGSSNMDERSFALDLEVSVFIADRDFRRRMDAVVAEFLEASTLLDFDAWNRRPLWHKYADNVARLTSALL, encoded by the coding sequence GTGATCCCGGCCCTGTTCCCCTTCAGCGGCATCCCCGCGCACCTCCTCCCGGAGACCGCGACGATCGTCGTGCTGGTGCTGGGGCTGCTCATCAACCTGGTGGCCCTGGGCTGGATCCCGCACAATCGGCGGCCCTCCGTGGCCCTGGCCTGGCTGCTCGCGATCTTCCTGCTGCCCTACGTGGGGATCCTGCTGTTCCTGGCCATCGGCTCCGCCAAGCTGCCGAAGAAGCGGATGGCGATGCAGGCGAAGATGAACGACGTCATCCGCGAGAACACCCCGGACCTCCACATCCTGGGCAACACGGACGAGGAGCTGCCCGAGTGGGTGGCCTCCACCGCGGCCCTGAACTACAAGCTCGGCGCCCTGCCCATGGTCGGCGGCAACTCCTTCGAGATCCTCACCGACAACCACGAGGCGATGCGGATCATGGCGGACGCCGTGGACAGGGCCCGGGACTACGTCCACTTCGAGTTCTACATCGTGGCCATCGACGACGCCTCGCGTCCCCTCCTGGAGTCCCTTGTGCGCGCCCACCGGCGGGGGGTGCGGGTGCGGGTGCTCATCGACCACCTCGGCTCCGTGGGCTACCCGGGGTACCGGGGGATGATCAAGCGCTTCGACGAGGCCGGGCTGCCGTGGCAGCGCATGCTGCCCGTCCGGCCGTGGAAGGGCGAGTGGCAGCGGCCCGACCTGCGCAACCACCGCAAGATCCTCGTGGTCGACGGCTCCCTGGCCTACACCGGGTCGCAGAACATCATCCACCGCTCCTACAACAAGCGCCGGAACCGCCGGAAGGGCCTCGAGTGGAAGGACCTGATGCTCGAGTGCACCGGTCCCGTGGTCGCCGAGCTCAACGCCCTGTTCACGAGCGACTGGTACTCCGAGACCGGCGACCTCCTGCTCGACGAGGCCGCCCGCGACCTCCCGGACACCCAGGGGCCGGTCTTCGCCCAGGTCGTGCCCTCCGGCCCCGGGTTCGAGACGGAGAACAACCTGCGCATGTTCAACCATCTGATCTACAACGCCAACGAGCAGATCGTCATCGCCAGCCCGTACTTCGTCCCGGACGAGTCGCTGATGCACGCGCTGACCACCGAGGCGCAGTCCGGGGTGGACGTGCGGCTGTTCGTGGGCGAGACCTCGGACCACTTCCTGGCCTACCACGCCCAGAACTCCTACTACCAGGAGCTCGTCGAGGCCGGCGTGAAGATCTACCGGTACCGCTCCCCCACCGTGCTGCACGCCAAGTTCGTGCTCGTGGACGACTACGTCTCCGTGATCGGCTCGTCCAACATGGACGAGCGCTCGTTCGCCCTGGACCTCGAGGTCTCCGTGTTCATCGCGGACCGGGACTTCCGGCGGCGGATGGATGCGGTGGTCGCCGAGTTCCTCGAGGCCAGCACCCTGCTGGACTTCGACGCGTGGAACCGTCGGCCGCTGTGGCACAAGTACGCCGACAACGTGGCCCGGCTGACCTCGGCCCTGCTCTGA
- a CDS encoding GNAT family N-acetyltransferase yields the protein MTEDLEAQRPAPVLETERLLLRPFTAEELDAVAAGEHGAHFAHGFPTAEDMDFARESLMAGGYFFTESVYARMAVVEKSTGEIVGTAGFVGPPIDDELEIVGSLAADRRNLGYAQEGITALLGVAFADPAVTGVRASVPGDNAPAAQVLLAAGFVHRETPGPETDYVLPRPA from the coding sequence ATGACTGAGGACCTCGAGGCCCAGCGCCCCGCACCCGTCCTGGAGACGGAACGGCTCCTGCTCCGCCCCTTCACCGCCGAGGAGCTCGACGCCGTGGCGGCCGGCGAGCACGGCGCCCACTTCGCCCACGGCTTCCCGACCGCCGAGGACATGGACTTCGCCCGCGAGTCCCTCATGGCCGGGGGCTACTTCTTCACGGAGTCCGTGTACGCGCGGATGGCCGTCGTGGAGAAGTCGACCGGCGAGATCGTCGGCACGGCCGGCTTCGTGGGCCCGCCGATCGACGACGAGCTCGAGATCGTGGGCTCCCTCGCCGCGGACCGCCGGAACCTGGGCTACGCGCAGGAGGGCATCACCGCGCTGCTCGGCGTCGCGTTCGCGGACCCCGCGGTCACCGGGGTGCGCGCCAGCGTGCCCGGGGACAACGCGCCGGCCGCGCAGGTGCTCCTCGCCGCGGGCTTCGTCCACCGCGAGACCCCCGGCCCGGAGACCGACTACGTCCTGCCGCGCCCCGCGTAG
- the purL gene encoding phosphoribosylformylglycinamidine synthase subunit PurL, which yields MSDKHFNLDTVEHATATPDTELPWAELGLKDNEFEEIKKILGRRPTAAELAMYSVMWSEHCSYKSSKVHLRQFGEKVTEEMKKDLLVGIGENAGVTDLGDGWAVTFKIESHNHPSYVEPYQGAATGVGGIVRDIISMGARPVAVMDPLRFGAIDHPDTARVVHGVVAGVGGYGNSLGLPNVGGEVVFDSCYQGNPLVNALAVGVMRHEDIRLANASGVGNKVVLFGARTGGDGIGGASVLASESFDDAKPSKRPAVQVGDPFAEKVLIECCLELFKGSLVEGIQDLGAAGISCATSELASNGEGGMHVDLTQVLLRDPTLTPGEILMSESQERMMAVVTPEKVAAFEAVMDKWDVEHSWIGEVTGTGRLVIEWDDEVIVDVDPRTVAHEGPVYDRPYTRPADQDRLQADRFAGSPADAGRPSGAELKHAVLELMASPNLCAKDWVTDQYDRYVQGNTAMAMPDDAGVVRVDEETGLGVALSTDCNGRYAYLDPYAGAQLALAEAYRNVATAGARPAAVSDCLNFGSPEDPETMWQFAEAVRGLADGCQQLGVPVTGGNVSLYNQTGGVAIHPTPVVAMLGVLDDVRRRTPSGWREDGQAIYLLGTTRDELDGSEWANLRGHLGGLPPAVDLAQEKLLGDLLINMSRDGMIDAAHDVAEGGLAATLAEMALRFDTGARIGLGEVCERDGVDLFTMLFSETQGRAVVAVPRSEEVRFKDMCTMRAYPHTRIGVVDTENRALDVQSEFGIGLDELRTAHEGTLPKHFG from the coding sequence ATGAGCGACAAGCACTTCAACCTGGACACCGTCGAGCACGCGACGGCCACCCCCGACACCGAGCTGCCCTGGGCCGAGCTGGGCCTCAAGGACAACGAGTTCGAGGAGATCAAGAAGATCCTCGGCCGCCGGCCCACCGCCGCGGAGCTCGCCATGTACTCGGTCATGTGGTCCGAGCACTGCTCCTACAAGTCCTCCAAGGTCCACCTGCGCCAGTTCGGCGAGAAGGTCACCGAGGAGATGAAGAAGGACCTGCTGGTGGGCATCGGCGAGAACGCCGGCGTCACCGACCTCGGGGACGGCTGGGCCGTGACCTTCAAGATCGAGTCCCACAACCACCCGTCCTACGTGGAGCCCTACCAGGGCGCCGCCACGGGCGTCGGCGGGATCGTGCGCGACATCATCTCGATGGGCGCCCGGCCCGTGGCCGTCATGGACCCGCTGCGCTTCGGGGCGATCGACCACCCGGACACCGCCCGCGTGGTGCACGGCGTGGTGGCGGGCGTGGGCGGCTACGGCAACTCCCTGGGCCTGCCCAACGTGGGCGGGGAGGTCGTCTTCGACTCCTGCTACCAGGGCAACCCGCTCGTCAACGCGCTCGCCGTGGGCGTGATGCGCCACGAGGACATCCGCCTCGCCAACGCCTCCGGCGTGGGCAACAAGGTGGTGCTGTTCGGCGCCCGCACCGGCGGCGACGGCATCGGGGGCGCCTCCGTGCTCGCCTCGGAGTCCTTCGACGACGCCAAGCCGTCCAAGCGGCCGGCCGTCCAGGTGGGCGACCCGTTCGCGGAGAAGGTGCTCATCGAGTGCTGCCTCGAGCTGTTCAAGGGCTCCCTCGTGGAGGGCATCCAGGACCTGGGGGCCGCGGGCATCTCGTGCGCCACCTCGGAGCTGGCCTCCAACGGGGAGGGCGGCATGCACGTGGACCTGACCCAGGTGCTCCTGCGCGACCCCACCCTGACCCCGGGCGAGATCCTCATGTCGGAGTCCCAGGAGCGCATGATGGCGGTCGTGACCCCCGAGAAGGTCGCCGCCTTCGAGGCCGTGATGGACAAGTGGGACGTCGAGCACTCCTGGATCGGCGAGGTCACCGGCACCGGCCGGCTCGTGATCGAGTGGGACGACGAGGTCATCGTCGACGTCGACCCCCGCACCGTCGCCCACGAGGGCCCCGTCTACGACCGGCCCTACACCCGGCCCGCGGACCAGGACCGGCTCCAGGCCGACCGCTTCGCCGGATCCCCGGCCGACGCCGGGCGACCCTCGGGCGCGGAGCTCAAGCACGCCGTCCTCGAGCTCATGGCCTCCCCGAACCTCTGCGCCAAGGACTGGGTCACCGACCAGTACGACCGCTACGTGCAGGGCAACACCGCCATGGCGATGCCCGACGACGCCGGGGTGGTCCGCGTGGACGAGGAGACCGGCCTCGGCGTGGCCCTGTCCACCGACTGCAACGGCCGCTACGCCTACCTGGACCCGTACGCCGGCGCGCAGCTGGCCCTGGCCGAGGCCTACCGCAACGTGGCCACCGCCGGCGCCCGCCCCGCGGCCGTCTCCGACTGCCTGAACTTCGGCTCCCCCGAGGACCCGGAGACCATGTGGCAGTTCGCCGAGGCCGTGCGCGGGCTCGCCGACGGCTGCCAGCAGCTGGGGGTGCCCGTGACGGGCGGCAACGTCTCCCTCTACAACCAGACCGGCGGCGTGGCCATCCACCCGACGCCCGTGGTGGCGATGCTGGGCGTGCTCGACGACGTCCGGCGGCGCACGCCGTCGGGCTGGCGCGAGGACGGCCAGGCGATCTACCTGCTCGGGACCACCCGGGACGAGCTGGACGGCTCCGAGTGGGCGAACCTGCGCGGGCACCTCGGCGGGCTCCCCCCGGCCGTGGACCTCGCCCAGGAGAAGCTGCTCGGCGACCTGCTGATCAACATGTCCCGCGACGGCATGATCGACGCCGCGCACGACGTCGCCGAGGGCGGCCTCGCGGCGACCCTCGCCGAGATGGCGCTGCGCTTCGACACCGGTGCGCGCATCGGGCTGGGCGAGGTGTGCGAGCGCGACGGCGTGGACCTGTTCACCATGCTCTTCTCCGAGACCCAGGGACGGGCCGTGGTGGCCGTGCCGCGCAGCGAGGAAGTACGGTTCAAGGACATGTGCACCATGCGCGCCTATCCGCACACGCGGATCGGCGTGGTGGACACCGAGAACCGCGCGCTGGACGTGCAGAGCGAGTTCGGCATCGGCCTGGACGAGCTCCGCACCGCGCACGAGGGCACGCTGCCGAAGCACTTCGGCTGA
- the purQ gene encoding phosphoribosylformylglycinamidine synthase subunit PurQ: MAGLETPLIADLSGPAPDAGLAGARVGVVTFPGTLDDRDAARAVMLAGGTPVPLWYADEDLQGVDAVILPGGFSYGDYLRAGAIARFAPIMAPIIDGANAAGTSGSAPLPVLGICNGFQMLTESHLLPGSMIKNERLKFLCRDQRLRVENSTTVWTTEFEQGQEIVVPLKNQDGQYVADERTLDALEAEGRVVFRYVGGNPNGSRRDIAGICNAGGNVVGLMPHPEHAVEPGFGADSSASGEVGMRDGTDGLGLFVSALKALVK; encoded by the coding sequence ATGGCCGGTCTCGAGACCCCCCTCATCGCGGACCTCTCCGGCCCCGCGCCGGACGCTGGGCTCGCCGGCGCGCGCGTCGGCGTCGTGACCTTCCCCGGCACCCTCGACGACCGCGACGCGGCGCGCGCCGTGATGCTGGCCGGCGGCACCCCCGTCCCCCTCTGGTACGCCGACGAGGACCTGCAGGGCGTCGACGCCGTGATCCTGCCCGGCGGCTTCTCCTACGGCGACTACCTGCGCGCCGGGGCCATCGCCCGGTTCGCCCCCATCATGGCGCCGATCATCGACGGCGCGAACGCCGCGGGCACCTCCGGGTCCGCCCCGCTGCCGGTCCTCGGGATCTGCAACGGCTTCCAGATGCTCACCGAGTCGCACCTGCTGCCGGGTTCCATGATCAAGAACGAGCGCCTGAAGTTCCTGTGCCGGGACCAGCGCCTGCGCGTGGAGAACAGCACGACCGTGTGGACCACCGAGTTCGAGCAGGGCCAGGAGATCGTGGTCCCGCTCAAGAACCAGGACGGCCAGTACGTGGCGGACGAGCGGACCCTCGACGCCCTCGAGGCCGAGGGCCGCGTGGTCTTCCGCTACGTCGGGGGCAACCCCAACGGGTCCCGGCGGGACATCGCCGGGATCTGCAACGCCGGCGGCAACGTGGTGGGCCTCATGCCGCACCCCGAGCACGCGGTCGAGCCGGGCTTCGGCGCGGACTCCTCGGCCTCCGGCGAGGTCGGCATGCGCGACGGCACGGACGGGCTGGGCCTGTTCGTCTCCGCCCTCAAGGCACTGGTCAAGTAA
- the purS gene encoding phosphoribosylformylglycinamidine synthase subunit PurS codes for MARIVVDVMPKPEILDPQGKAIANELPRIGLDGFAGVRQGKRFELTVDGEATEDALAQAREAAEKLLSNPVIEDVVRVAVLDETEEN; via the coding sequence ATGGCCCGCATTGTTGTCGACGTCATGCCCAAGCCCGAGATCCTCGACCCGCAGGGGAAGGCGATCGCCAACGAACTGCCCCGCATCGGCCTGGACGGCTTCGCCGGTGTCCGGCAGGGCAAGCGCTTCGAGCTGACCGTCGACGGCGAGGCCACCGAGGACGCGCTGGCCCAGGCCCGCGAGGCCGCGGAGAAGCTGCTCTCCAACCCCGTCATCGAGGACGTCGTGCGCGTGGCCGTGCTCGACGAGACCGAGGAGAACTGA
- a CDS encoding helix-turn-helix domain-containing protein yields the protein MTQHPATTTPGLSGREAERLADALEARDVTVFVDGTSLRLPEGARDAVVDLLSRMTRGETVTVTSAAEPPADPGDLLTTSQAAALAGISATYLRNLTTEGVLPVQYRGSHRRIRRADVQAWLARHGEDGAAPDSPEDLLTTSQAAALAGISATYLRNLTTEGALPVQYRGSHRRIRRSDVQAWLAGRQRRDDDGAPAPH from the coding sequence ATGACCCAGCACCCAGCGACGACCACCCCCGGACTCAGCGGCCGGGAGGCCGAGCGGCTCGCGGACGCCCTCGAGGCCCGGGACGTGACGGTCTTCGTGGACGGCACCTCCCTGCGCCTGCCGGAGGGGGCGCGCGACGCCGTCGTGGACCTCCTCTCCCGGATGACCCGCGGGGAGACCGTCACGGTGACGTCCGCCGCGGAGCCGCCGGCGGACCCCGGGGACCTGCTGACCACCTCGCAGGCGGCCGCGCTCGCGGGGATCTCGGCCACCTATCTGCGCAACCTCACCACGGAGGGCGTCCTCCCCGTGCAGTACCGGGGCAGCCACCGCCGGATCCGGCGCGCGGACGTCCAGGCCTGGCTCGCCCGCCACGGCGAGGACGGGGCCGCCCCCGACTCCCCGGAGGACCTGCTGACCACCTCGCAGGCGGCCGCGCTCGCCGGGATCTCGGCCACCTATCTGCGCAACCTCACCACCGAGGGCGCCCTGCCCGTGCAGTACCGGGGCAGCCACCGCCGCATCCGGCGCTCGGACGTCCAGGCCTGGCTCGCGGGGCGGCAGCGGCGCGACGACGACGGCGCGCCCGCGCCGCACTGA
- a CDS encoding Rieske 2Fe-2S domain-containing protein: protein MSAPGEPAGCWERIVAVSAVPGPLDFVTAPSSTGPVLVTRDAGGALHVLRNTCTHQQATVCRESAGRAETFECPNHFWVFAADGRFVGSRLALAAGREAPPDPAKDLLRAAAVDVVEGWVVARFG, encoded by the coding sequence GTGAGCGCGCCCGGGGAGCCCGCCGGCTGCTGGGAGCGGATCGTGGCGGTCTCCGCCGTGCCGGGCCCGCTCGACTTCGTGACGGCGCCCTCCAGCACGGGGCCGGTCCTCGTCACCCGTGACGCCGGGGGCGCGCTGCACGTGCTGCGCAACACCTGCACGCACCAGCAGGCCACCGTGTGCCGGGAGTCCGCCGGGCGCGCCGAGACGTTCGAGTGCCCCAACCACTTCTGGGTCTTCGCCGCCGACGGGCGGTTCGTGGGGTCCCGCCTGGCCCTGGCTGCCGGCCGGGAGGCACCGCCGGACCCCGCCAAGGACCTCCTGCGGGCGGCGGCGGTCGACGTGGTCGAGGGCTGGGTCGTGGCCCGCTTCGGCTGA
- a CDS encoding 3-methyladenine DNA glycosylase has translation MTRPVVVLSRAEWAPRSHAHEQRAARRADPFVARRHRGHKHPVEDFLFTYYTLKPAQLKRWHPGAGTVLLDAADRAGEKFYRALTGAELTALGLSARDGAVTVDDDALRDRRAPAIDFARAVLGAHAGNPGFFGCFGLHEWAMAYRSEDNDLRHEQLELRLGAAGTDAVVESARIRCTHFDAFRFFQPQAVPLNELRPTRESQRRMEQPGCLHATMDLYKWAYKLVPGIPSELLVDCFELAWDVRETDMRAAPYDLSGWGYEPVRIETPEGKAEYVRRQREFARRAEPLRRRLGAALEVLDPARATDGAAA, from the coding sequence GTGACCCGCCCCGTCGTCGTCCTGTCCCGCGCGGAGTGGGCGCCGCGGTCGCACGCCCACGAGCAGCGCGCGGCGCGCCGCGCGGACCCGTTCGTGGCCCGCCGCCACCGCGGGCACAAGCACCCGGTCGAGGACTTCCTGTTCACCTACTACACCCTCAAGCCCGCGCAGCTGAAGCGCTGGCACCCCGGGGCGGGCACCGTGCTGCTGGACGCCGCGGACCGCGCCGGGGAGAAGTTCTACCGCGCGCTCACCGGCGCCGAGCTCACGGCCCTGGGGCTCAGCGCCCGGGACGGGGCCGTGACCGTCGACGACGACGCCCTCCGGGACCGGCGGGCCCCCGCGATCGACTTCGCCCGGGCGGTGCTGGGCGCGCACGCGGGCAACCCGGGCTTCTTCGGCTGCTTCGGCCTGCACGAGTGGGCGATGGCCTACCGCTCGGAGGACAACGACCTCCGCCACGAGCAGCTCGAGCTGCGGCTCGGGGCCGCGGGCACGGACGCCGTGGTGGAGTCCGCCCGGATCCGGTGCACCCACTTCGACGCGTTCCGGTTCTTCCAGCCGCAAGCCGTGCCGCTCAACGAGCTGCGGCCCACCCGGGAGTCCCAGCGCCGGATGGAGCAGCCGGGCTGCCTGCACGCCACCATGGACCTCTACAAGTGGGCGTACAAGCTCGTCCCGGGGATCCCCTCCGAGCTGCTCGTGGACTGCTTCGAGCTGGCGTGGGACGTGCGGGAGACCGACATGCGGGCCGCCCCCTACGACCTCTCCGGCTGGGGCTACGAGCCCGTGCGGATCGAGACGCCGGAGGGCAAGGCCGAGTACGTACGCCGGCAGCGGGAGTTCGCCCGGCGCGCCGAGCCGCTGCGCCGCCGGCTCGGCGCGGCCCTCGAGGTCCTCGACCCGGCCCGCGCCACCGACGGGGCGGCGGCGTGA
- a CDS encoding aspartate kinase — protein MSLIVQKFGGSSVADADGIRRVARRIVETRNRGHDVVVVVSAMGDTTDELLDLAHEVTRKPPARELDMLLTAGERISMALLAMAVSGMGAPAQSFTGSQAGMVTDGAHGAALLVEVNPLRVRESLDQGNIAIIAGFQGVHRQTKDITTLGRGGSDTTAVALAAALDADVCEIYSDVDGVFTADPRIAPRARKLDVVSSEEMLELAANGAKILHLRCVEYARRFGVKLHVRSSFSHNEGTWVIPGPEDAVTSPKEIPLEQPLISGIAHDRTQAKVTVVGVPDKPGIAARIFRLLAEAKVNVDMIVQNISTGDDPLTDLSFTVDESQGDLAMSLLRAAEEKIGYAGLEYDDEVGKLSLVGAGMKSNPGVTFTFFEALAAANINIDMISTSEVRISVVTAADRLDEAVRVVHSAFGLDSDEEATVHAGTGR, from the coding sequence ATGAGCCTGATCGTGCAGAAGTTCGGTGGATCCTCCGTCGCGGACGCCGACGGCATCCGCCGCGTTGCACGGCGGATCGTCGAGACGCGCAACAGGGGCCACGACGTCGTCGTCGTCGTCTCCGCGATGGGCGACACCACGGACGAGCTCCTGGACCTCGCCCACGAGGTCACCCGCAAGCCCCCGGCCCGCGAGCTCGACATGCTGCTCACCGCCGGCGAGCGGATCTCCATGGCGCTGCTGGCCATGGCGGTGTCCGGGATGGGCGCTCCCGCCCAGTCCTTCACCGGGTCGCAGGCGGGGATGGTCACCGACGGCGCGCACGGCGCCGCCCTCCTCGTGGAGGTCAATCCGCTGCGCGTGCGCGAGTCCCTGGACCAGGGCAACATCGCGATCATCGCCGGGTTCCAGGGCGTGCACCGCCAGACCAAGGACATCACCACCCTGGGCCGCGGCGGCTCGGACACCACGGCCGTGGCGCTGGCCGCGGCCCTCGACGCCGACGTCTGCGAGATCTACTCCGACGTCGACGGCGTGTTCACCGCCGATCCCCGCATCGCGCCCAGGGCCCGCAAGCTGGACGTGGTCAGCAGCGAGGAGATGCTCGAGCTCGCCGCGAACGGCGCGAAGATCCTGCACCTGCGCTGCGTCGAGTACGCCCGCCGCTTCGGCGTGAAGCTGCACGTCCGCTCGTCCTTCTCCCACAACGAGGGCACCTGGGTCATCCCGGGCCCCGAAGACGCCGTCACCTCCCCGAAGGAGATCCCGTTGGAACAGCCGCTCATCTCCGGCATCGCCCACGACCGCACGCAGGCGAAGGTCACCGTCGTCGGAGTGCCGGACAAGCCCGGCATCGCCGCCCGGATCTTCCGGCTGCTCGCGGAGGCGAAGGTCAACGTGGACATGATCGTGCAGAACATCTCCACCGGCGACGACCCGCTGACGGACCTCTCCTTCACGGTGGACGAGTCCCAGGGCGATCTGGCCATGAGCCTGCTGCGCGCCGCCGAGGAGAAGATCGGCTACGCGGGCCTGGAGTACGACGACGAGGTCGGCAAGCTCTCCCTCGTGGGCGCCGGCATGAAGTCGAACCCCGGGGTGACCTTCACGTTCTTCGAGGCGCTCGCGGCCGCGAACATCAACATCGACATGATCTCGACCTCCGAGGTCCGGATCTCGGTGGTCACGGCCGCCGACCGGCTCGACGAGGCCGTGCGCGTGGTGCACAGCGCCTTCGGCCTGGACTCCGACGAGGAGGCCACGGTCCACGCGGGGACCGGCCGCTGA
- the recR gene encoding recombination mediator RecR, protein MYEGAVQDLIDELGRLPGVGPKSAQRIAFHLLDADKEDVRRLADAMTAVKDKVKFCRICGNVSELDECAICRDARRDDSVICVVEESKDVMAIERTRSFRGRYHVLGGAISPIQGIGPDQLRIRELMTRLSGDTVQEVVLATDPNLEGEATATYLSRMLKTLGIRVTRLASGLPVGGDLEYADEVTLGRAFEGRTVVA, encoded by the coding sequence GTGTACGAAGGCGCTGTTCAGGATCTGATCGACGAGCTGGGCCGGTTGCCCGGCGTCGGGCCGAAGTCCGCGCAGCGGATCGCGTTCCACCTCCTCGACGCCGACAAGGAGGACGTCCGGCGGCTGGCCGACGCCATGACGGCGGTCAAGGACAAGGTGAAGTTCTGCCGGATCTGCGGGAACGTGTCCGAGCTGGACGAGTGCGCCATCTGCCGCGACGCCCGCCGGGACGACAGCGTCATCTGCGTGGTCGAGGAGTCGAAGGACGTCATGGCCATCGAGCGCACCCGCAGCTTCCGCGGCCGGTACCACGTCCTGGGCGGGGCGATCAGCCCCATCCAGGGCATCGGCCCCGACCAGCTGCGCATCCGGGAGCTCATGACGCGGCTCTCCGGGGACACCGTGCAGGAGGTCGTGCTCGCCACCGACCCGAACCTGGAGGGCGAGGCCACCGCCACCTACCTCTCCCGCATGCTCAAGACCCTCGGGATCCGCGTGACCCGCCTGGCCTCCGGGCTGCCCGTGGGCGGCGATCTCGAGTACGCCGACGAGGTGACCCTCGGCCGCGCGTTCGAGGGCCGGACGGTCGTCGCCTGA